The Melanotaenia boesemani isolate fMelBoe1 chromosome 8, fMelBoe1.pri, whole genome shotgun sequence DNA window TGTTTGTAGATTACTGAGCTGAGAGGCaacatttaaatagaaaacaacaaaGGCCCAAGGATGGAGCCCTGTGGCACACCAGTGGTTAGAGGGACCGTAGAGGACGAGAGGTCATTAATTATCACCCTAAAGCTCCTATCAGTCAAATAAGATTCCAACCACTGCAGGACAGTCCCACGGAGACCGACCTGTTGGGACAGGCGAGTGATGAGGACTGAATGGTCCACAGTATCAAAAGCTGCTGTGAGGTCCAGCATCACCAGCAACACAGGCTTCTTGGAATCAAGAGATAAAAGAATGTCGCTTTGCACTTTTAACAGCGCAGACTCTGTGCTGTGTCGTGATCTGAATCCAGACTGAAATTTGTCTAAAACAGTGTTGTTCTCTAAAAATGATtgcaattgaataaaaacaactttttctaaaaccttagataaaaatggtaaatttgAGACAGGTCTAAAATTTGATAAAACAGATGGGTCaaggttgtgttttttaagtagTGGCTGGACAACAGCGTGTTTAAAGTCAGCGGCTCCAACAGGTTCACGCTGCTCATGAAGGCGCTGCAGCATGGAAAATGTAGAGTTCCACCGGGTGTCAACCTCTAGAATGAGCTTATGAGCTGGCTTCTGGAGTTGCTGCTGCATTTCCACCAGGTGCTCTTTGGCCTTGACGCTGGATCTAAAGTAGGTCACTATTCTTCTCGCCTTCGTCCTGATATCTGCCAAAGTCTGTGTTTGTTCCAGTGACTTCTTCACAACCAGATTCAGGCTGTGTGCAAAGCATGGCACATTCCTCAGTCCCATTAGCTTCGCCATTAACTGCATGTTTGCTGCATTGTCCGTGATGAGACAGTGGACCTTTTGCCTCAATCCCTATGCAGTCAACTGTGCGTGCAAGGCATCTCTCAAATTCTCGGCCGTATGCGACTGCTTAAAGTGGCTGACACCCAAGAGAACACTTGCTAGCTCCATATCCTCATTTACATAGTGGCAGATGACCCCAAGGTAGCCATCCATGGCAATAGATGACCTCATGTCTGCTGTTAAGTTGACCTCTTCTGCCATCTCCACAGCTTTGATGGCGTGTTCTTTTTCCTCATCATATTTCTTCTCCACCAATACCTTCAAAGCCTGGCGAGTAGGCAGGGTGTATGTGGGGTCAGGTTTCTGAACAAAGGCCCTGAAACCTTTGTCCTCCACCAATGTAAATGGCTGTGCATCCATAACGATCATGCCCACCAGTGCCTCATCCAATTCAGCTTGCCGcactataaaataaaatcatttacatATCATCACCATCCTACAGCAATGGCAAttgcacaaaaataatttatttagcctAATTAATCATTTTGTGATGCTGGCCACCTCTAATAATATCACCAACATTGTTGAAGAAAAGATGAGCTAATGAACTGTTCATCTGAGGATGTTGGTGACAATATCAAAGGTGGCCCACATCACAAAATGATGATTTAGgccaaaatatatttaaataaaaatgacttggGCGATTATTTTAGGAAGGTGATTATATTGAACAGTTGTTAACCACATTTGACCAGTACTGTAGCATATAGTGTAGGAATTTAGAATCCTACCTTGACGGTTTGCTGCACCACCAGGAGcaggaacagcagcagcaacatgtgTAGGCGTTGTCTCCGGGTGTTTGGAACGCAAACATCGCTGATGTGTTCCCGCTGTGCGTAATCTCCTGAGCACATATGAAACACTTGACTTGTTTTGGTGAAATCAAGTCAAAGTGTTCCCATGCGTAGGAACGTACACGCTTGGGTGGCACTAGCTCGCCCTCCATCGCCCTTCCTCTCTGTCTCACTCACACACCACACCTTTCACTCAGACACAGTCTACACAACATCTCTTACAGCCTCTCAAACACTCTCTAAACTTATCAAtattaatatgtatatataataacctaactatatttatatgtatatctaTATTTCTATGTGAAGATGTGTGTGCTgtctgtatatatgtatgtatgcagtGTTTCTCCTCTGTGTTTGTAACTAAGTGTGACTATATAAATGTTTGTCAGATAAATGTGATCTAAATGAGCTAATGCTAATGTGATGCTTTCCCTAAATCTGTTCTCCAAATGTAATATTGTACAATCGCTAGCAAAATctcctcctctcaaaaacccacGATCTGCTAAGAGCTTGAAACCCTTTTAATAAGTGACAGATTGAAAAGCCCGGCCCCTTCGAATTTCCCGCGGGCTGCTCGACACGCGCTGATGAcataacgaggcctcgtttggtctatcacgtgacttttggcatgctgaatcttttttttttttttttttccattgttttatTGAAATCTTGGAACATACAGATTAATTGGAAAATTAACAAACaattaacaaaaagaacaaggaacaaaaaaaatgaaaacaaaagcaagaaaCGCCTGGGGTTTTACGTGAAAAGTAGTAAACAATgacaagcaaataaaaatacattaaattttGAACATAGGGGTACTGTTTTCAGGGCTTTCTTATTGTCAGAGGAGGTCAGGGTGTGGATATATAGCTCCACttcttttagaaaacaaacacatgagggTTTTGTTTTGGTAACTTTACATTTGTGAATATAAAATTTGGCCAACAACAACATAAGGTTACATAGAAAGAAATAATCATCCAAATCTTTTTCAACATTTGTGAGTACAAATAAGACATctttgaaaaaaagtttaaaattatcGTAAACGTTGTCTAAAATAAAACGGCAGATACCTCGCCACATGTGACTGGTGTGTTCGCAGGCCCAGAAAAGGTGAGAGACTGTTTCTGGATGAACATTGCAAAAGGAACAGGCAATATCAATGTTTTTCTTATACCTAATCAGGAATGATTTCACTGGGTAACAGCGATGgatgattttaaaagaaacGTCTTTCACTTTATTAACTATTAACTAGTAAGTATTTATTGGGGAGAGTCCATGTTTTGTTCCAGCATACTCCAGGCGCTTGTGCTGACTACATGCCATGTCCATAAGTTTGGAAATAAATCCTTCTTTCTCCTGTAACTCCGCAGAGAGCCGGCAAACATCGTCTTGCAGGTcagaaattattttgttattgttttttagagTAACCACAGTGAATTCAGTCTTACTTTTTTGAGCCATGACAACCCCAGACGCCATGTCAGCTCCTCTCCAAAgacaataaaagaaagacaataaaaacgtATTACATATTATTCAGCAGTTAAATCAATAAACATTCCTAAATAAGCTGCCATAAAAGCGTAAGATTGCAAGGTTCACCGATAATATCCTTAATTTATGTCCAATCTACTACATGAACATAATACAACAGCACAGATGCAATATTGGAAAACTGCCTCAGTTATTCCCTCATATTAGTTTGAGATTTTCTCCACCAGatttacagaaacactgaaatgaagacaaaagaaaatactttgttcattctttcaaagtttatttgtttggaaAATTTGACTTTGACATGATGAATGATCTCATTTATTCTGATCCTGGAAATGAGCCTTTCTGAACATCATCATTAGaaaccttgtttgtttgttggttttgaAAAACAGCAACATCTGATCTCTAGAACAACTAAAAGTAATTTCAAGtagaaaatgatttttacatttccaaagtgttgagagtaaaataatgtgtgatgaaggaaggtctgctggtttctctgtttggctccatgaagtggaagagaaacaacaacatacaaatacatcaatacaaatattcaacacatatttagagaacagagaagttcagattttcatgttgatggaaataaaaatcatcattagcagtgatttcctccaaaaagaaacaaacaggaaaaacagcaaataaaaaaaagtcaaatgaacaacagaacagcagagcagagacatCACAACAATGAAGTCTCAGCAAAGACTTGTGAAATAAACAACATACCAGAACgttaaagctggattttctcttatcgaGGTAACTCCAGGGTTAACCCAGGGATTTCTGTACTATGATGCTAGTTAACCTTATACCGGGgcaaatcaccatggtaacttaggCTGAATGGGCTAACCTGCTCCGGAGCAGGTTATTTGTGGATGATAACCGTTGATTGCGATAACGGAGAGATATCCCAGGTATTAATCCTGCTTCGTGGTATGGCCTCAGCAGAGCAGAGACATCAAATTAATGAAGTCTCAGCAactaacagagaaaataaatttactttaCTTCACACAACTCAGCACTGGATCCAGAATCAATCCAAATTCCAGCATAGAGcggctgagtgaatgtggtctggactctgtggaggagagtcctggtttcagagacactgtagaaggacagaataCCTGCTCTGTGATCCAGGTACACTCCTACTCTGGAGGACCGAGGACCTGAGATGGAGGTTATGATGTTGTTGTATCGAAACTCATAACTGTTTTGGAAACATAATAATGACAAAGATTTGTCATTACGTCCAAATCCACTTTCAGTTCCATTCCCTGCTCTGCTGATATTCTTGTATGCGACTGCTACAtaaacatttcctctcatttccacctcccagtaacaacgtCCAGTCAGACTCTCTCTACTCAGAACCTGACACCATCCAgtgaatctgtctggatgactaGAATAAGACTGATGTTGATCCATTCTTGTCACCTTTCTGTTTCCCTCTGACAgtaacagctgtgtgtgtgctgtgtttggatccagtgtgattttacataaatattttaagaattcagctctgctctttggttctggttgtgacagtaaaacatccacatcagtgactgtcagtgagatgtttgtccatctgtctgtcagaatgtcctgtagtttatctctgagctctgacacagctgctgtcacatcctcaaagtatcTCAGAGGACGGatattgatgctggatgagtgtgtagactcactgagtgctgacagtgaggggtagttgtgtagaaactggttgtgatcctctgtgtgtgagagctgcttcagctcagcgtctttcctcttcagctcagtgatctcctgctccagcttctcctgaagctctttgactccactcacttcagtttcctgctgggatctgatctgctgcttcacatcagagcttcttttctggatgagacggatcagctcagtgaagatcttctcactgtcctccactgttttatcagcagagtgattgatggcctccacctcctgttgaagcagcttcacatctttctctctgtcctggattctctgctggatttcttgtcgactcacctccagctctctctgcctctcagtcctttctgctgcagctgagactgtgtcgTGGCCTTTATGTTCATCCATAACACAGACCAGACAGATACACTTCTGATCAGTACGGcagaacatcttcatcacctcatcatgacgagagcagatgttctcctggaggttcttggagggctccaccagcttgtgtttctttaatggAGCCACATCATAATGAGGCTGAAGGTGTTTCTCACAGTAAGAGGCCAGACAGAATAAACAGGACTTGatggctttcagttttcttccagagcagaaatcacaggccacatcttcaggtccagcatagcagtgatcagcaggagcagcttggagtccagtcttcttcagctgctCCACTAAACCTGCTAACAtgatgtttttctccaggacagGTCTTGGTATGAAAGTTTTCCTGCATTGAGGGCAGCTGTAGACTCCCTTCTGATCTTCTACAccccagtgggttttaatacagttcatgcagtagctgtgtccacagggaatagtcaccggatccttcagtagatccagacagatggaacaaGAGAAGGTTTCTCGGTCCAGCTGATTTTCCTGCTGCGCCATTTTCCTCTTCACAGTAACTGTCAAACAGTTTCACTTTCCCTGAATAGAAAGGATGTGTGCGCTCTGAAGGACAACAGATCTCACATGAAGCAGGAAATGAGTCTTACCAGCAGCTGCATATTCCACCATGTTGCTCACACCCATCCTGATGAAGAGAGATCTGTGGAGGGGCGGGAACATAGAAACATCTGCTAGGAGTGGCTACAGGAACTAACATGTAACATGAAGCGCCTCATCTGCAGTATCAGTGCAGACTTTGAACAGATCTACTTCTGTTTCCAGCCTCTTCTACTGTTGTTTACAATTCTCCTTTAGA harbors:
- the LOC121644016 gene encoding tripartite motif-containing protein 16-like, translated to MAQQENQLDRETFSCSICLDLLKDPVTIPCGHSYCMNCIKTHWGVEDQKGVYSCPQCRKTFIPRPVLEKNIMLAGLVEQLKKTGLQAAPADHCYAGPEDVACDFCSGRKLKAIKSCLFCLASYCEKHLQPHYDVAPLKKHKLVEPSKNLQENICSRHDEVMKMFCRTDQKCICLVCVMDEHKGHDTVSAAAERTERQRELEVSRQEIQQRIQDREKDVKLLQQEVEAINHSADKTVEDSEKIFTELIRLIQKRSSDVKQQIRSQQETEVSGVKELQEKLEQEITELKRKDAELKQLSHTEDHNQFLHNYPSLSALSESTHSSSINIRPLRYFEDVTAAVSELRDKLQDILTDRWTNISLTVTDVDVLLSQPEPKSRAEFLKYLCKITLDPNTAHTQLLLSEGNRKVTRMDQHQSYSSHPDRFTGWCQVLSRESLTGRCYWEVEMRGNVYVAVAYKNISRAGNGTESGFGRNDKSLSLLCFQNSYEFRYNNIITSISGPRSSRVGVYLDHRAGILSFYSVSETRTLLHRVQTTFTQPLYAGIWIDSGSSAELCEVK